Proteins found in one Mucilaginibacter inviolabilis genomic segment:
- the cyoE gene encoding heme o synthase, producing MNWKDFSKLVKMRLTILVVFSASISFLIGSKVNGHIDWINWIKLIIGGFLVTSAANCFNEIIEKDLDKLMKRTMDRPIPSGKMNTGQALVLGLGMGMAGTYLLGSLNLLTGLLSVFSILLYAFAYTPLKRKSPIAVFVGAIPGALPPLIGYVAAHERIDEIALILFGIQFVWQFVHFWAIAWVLDDDYKLAGFRLLPTGNRNAGSAIITFIFAIILLPVSLLPTIYGYGGYYVGGVSLVCSLIFLYQAFGLLRAQSVEAARKLMFGSFMYLPVVQLMFLFDFIGKVK from the coding sequence ATGAATTGGAAGGATTTTTCAAAACTGGTAAAAATGCGGCTCACCATTTTGGTGGTATTTTCGGCATCTATATCTTTTTTGATTGGGAGTAAAGTTAATGGTCATATCGACTGGATCAACTGGATAAAACTAATCATAGGTGGCTTTTTGGTAACCTCGGCGGCAAATTGCTTTAATGAGATCATTGAAAAAGATCTGGATAAGCTGATGAAGCGTACCATGGATCGCCCTATACCATCCGGAAAGATGAATACCGGACAAGCGCTGGTTTTAGGCTTGGGTATGGGTATGGCCGGCACCTATTTGTTAGGTAGCTTAAACCTGTTAACCGGTTTGCTATCCGTATTCTCCATTTTGTTATATGCCTTTGCTTACACACCATTAAAGCGTAAATCGCCTATAGCAGTGTTTGTAGGTGCTATACCAGGGGCATTACCCCCGCTTATTGGCTATGTAGCTGCTCACGAAAGAATTGATGAGATTGCTCTGATCCTGTTTGGGATACAGTTTGTATGGCAGTTTGTGCATTTTTGGGCCATTGCCTGGGTGCTGGACGATGATTATAAACTGGCCGGCTTCAGACTATTGCCAACCGGTAACCGTAATGCCGGAAGTGCCATAATTACCTTTATATTTGCAATCATATTGCTGCCAGTAAGTTTACTGCCAACCATTTACGGTTATGGTGGTTATTATGTAGGCGGCGTATCTTTAGTTTGCAGTTTAATATTCTTATACCAGGCTTTTGGCCTGTTACGCGCACAGTCGGTAGAGGCGGCCCGCAAATTAATGTTTGGCTCCTTTATGTATTTGCCTGTAGTGCAGTTAATGTTTTTATTTGATTTTATAGGAAAAGTGAAATGA